A genomic region of bacterium contains the following coding sequences:
- a CDS encoding SLBB domain-containing protein has protein sequence MKTMIPVMMAAGLMSCAHVAPPQIIKPAQLASEAALATNAIPAEMLPADCFLPYSPSDYKLAIGDVVEVAVFGFSDTIASLPIAPDGKLYYMFGDGVPAAGLKPEVVAGIIQGRLTKLFNNPRVTILPKSFASTKYLVLGKVQYPGTFPLDSAITLQQAIANAGGLAQGIYRGTTIELASLRDSYLIRDGKRLHVNFEALMNKQDPAFNIYIRPGDVIYIASGLGSSREVYLLGEVAEQKTIGYRDNMTLIELLAGSSDRAGGYTDEANLRRVVILRGALNNPQTFEVNVSRILNGREPDVYLMPGDLIYVNSKPFRFARDLARTIVLTFVRSFSAEAGGRFVEESIFNTVTPTVTVSPGSGSTSVPIDQTPPDTPPK, from the coding sequence ATGAAGACAATGATCCCCGTCATGATGGCGGCCGGATTGATGTCCTGTGCCCACGTAGCTCCCCCCCAGATAATCAAGCCTGCGCAGCTCGCTTCAGAGGCCGCTCTGGCGACGAATGCTATTCCTGCGGAAATGCTGCCAGCGGACTGCTTTTTACCCTATAGTCCGTCAGACTATAAGCTGGCTATCGGAGATGTCGTTGAGGTGGCGGTATTCGGGTTTTCCGACACGATTGCCTCCTTACCCATCGCACCGGATGGTAAGTTATATTACATGTTCGGGGATGGCGTTCCTGCAGCCGGGCTCAAGCCGGAGGTTGTGGCGGGTATAATTCAAGGGCGATTGACAAAGCTTTTCAACAATCCCCGCGTAACCATTCTGCCAAAATCTTTCGCGTCTACCAAATACCTTGTATTGGGAAAGGTTCAATATCCAGGCACATTCCCGCTTGACTCGGCGATTACTTTGCAGCAGGCCATTGCCAATGCGGGTGGGCTTGCCCAGGGAATCTACCGGGGAACGACGATTGAACTCGCCTCGCTCCGGGATAGTTACCTGATCCGGGATGGAAAACGGCTTCATGTTAATTTTGAGGCGCTGATGAATAAACAGGATCCGGCCTTTAATATTTATATCCGGCCTGGCGATGTCATCTACATCGCCTCGGGATTGGGGAGTTCAAGGGAAGTCTACCTTCTGGGAGAAGTGGCTGAACAGAAGACGATCGGGTACCGGGATAATATGACGCTGATTGAACTGCTGGCGGGATCCTCCGACCGGGCTGGTGGCTATACGGATGAGGCCAATCTCCGGCGTGTGGTTATTTTGAGGGGGGCACTGAACAATCCTCAGACGTTCGAGGTGAATGTGTCGCGTATTCTTAACGGGCGTGAGCCTGATGTGTATTTGATGCCTGGTGATCTTATTTATGTGAATTCAAAACCCTTCCGTTTTGCGCGTGACCTTGCGCGCACCATCGTGCTCACCTTTGTCCGTTCGTTCTCGGCTGAAGCCGGAGGCCGGTTTGTTGAGGAATCCATTTTTAATACGGTTACACCTACCGTGACCGTTTCTCCCGGATCCGGATCAACCTCTGTCCCGATTGACCAGACACCTCCCGACACCCCGCCAAAATGA
- a CDS encoding Wzz/FepE/Etk N-terminal domain-containing protein, giving the protein MPDQTEKQKNEISGEFSIRDQMAGRSSWAEGSAHSLQGERPPVLSRPTRTGQGGVPIRKPAGAENLLDGIDFQKILKGLLKRKSLVLGITLACLCLGIIGGLKASRVKYESRVSLLYRNERQQQLLASSGSTFAMKGMTRSTATSLIRRRSNMEQVVTNLILSMNPDELKWQVETKSEKNSQIVLLLITGFPKEDMAVRVANEVAAVAIADNARFYRDQAASAAAQFLKQSESSRTDLNALDLKIADFQSTNRLLEPSADAKAFLDSITATSERLSNARIAYQSMLIRIQNYKQMIGGLATEVLRESFEDNPLKRRISNTEVALMEARTRYGAENPRVQQLEDEIKEMRRMIADKSFDQNREQVFQPNPVKTQFETELLKLEAERTVLLQSVEQLEGELKGIEQRYNYLPRQQLELSSLQQKRLAVEEMFKAMKKCAENAEMASRLDLADFEILEAAREGAAHRSVLAFVLPVLALIMGLIGSLGLAVVLEFMDPYLKTRRQVEGVYAVPLAPEIPNRSDLNTETAPNLFLPVCRQFYDRWQRWKGEAPCVTIGITSASFGEGKSSFSFHVARYCSALGFKTMILDFDSRDNAWLASFNFKAGLEAYLRGKSDWPDTMREVAGLSAMKVLAPTADLRELMNTPAMARLWETVKSRYDLVIVEAPGMVEDEVPVFLAGLVDRIVFVIGSPISPKAAVDEVFSQMEANHVRPSLLVLNRVPPEFCGKDNLVGMMES; this is encoded by the coding sequence ATGCCTGACCAAACCGAAAAGCAAAAAAACGAAATATCCGGCGAATTCAGTATTCGGGACCAGATGGCGGGCCGATCTTCCTGGGCTGAAGGCTCTGCACATTCCCTTCAAGGTGAGCGGCCCCCTGTGTTGTCCCGGCCGACCCGGACAGGGCAGGGTGGCGTTCCCATTCGGAAGCCCGCAGGGGCTGAGAACCTCCTTGACGGGATTGATTTTCAGAAAATCTTAAAAGGACTCCTCAAGCGGAAGTCTCTCGTCTTGGGTATCACTTTGGCATGCCTTTGTCTGGGTATCATCGGCGGACTCAAGGCCTCCCGGGTCAAATACGAATCCCGGGTCAGCCTGCTGTACCGTAATGAGCGGCAACAGCAATTACTTGCTTCCTCCGGCTCCACCTTTGCCATGAAAGGCATGACACGTTCGACGGCAACCAGTCTGATCCGGCGCAGGAGCAACATGGAGCAGGTGGTAACCAATCTGATTCTTTCAATGAATCCGGATGAGTTGAAGTGGCAGGTTGAAACCAAGTCTGAGAAGAATTCACAGATCGTCCTTTTGCTGATAACTGGGTTTCCCAAAGAAGACATGGCGGTGCGTGTGGCCAATGAGGTCGCTGCCGTGGCGATTGCTGATAATGCGAGGTTTTACAGGGATCAGGCCGCCAGTGCCGCCGCCCAGTTCCTGAAACAGTCGGAGAGCTCACGGACGGATTTGAATGCGTTGGATCTAAAAATTGCAGACTTCCAATCCACCAACAGATTGCTCGAGCCCAGCGCGGACGCGAAGGCATTCCTCGATAGTATTACCGCCACCTCGGAAAGGCTGAGTAATGCGCGAATCGCCTATCAGTCCATGCTGATCCGTATACAGAATTACAAGCAGATGATTGGCGGGCTTGCGACGGAAGTGCTGAGAGAGTCTTTTGAGGATAATCCGCTCAAGCGCCGGATTTCCAACACTGAAGTAGCCCTGATGGAGGCGAGAACCCGGTATGGGGCTGAAAATCCACGGGTGCAACAACTTGAAGATGAGATCAAGGAAATGCGCCGTATGATTGCGGACAAGTCTTTCGATCAGAATCGTGAGCAGGTATTTCAGCCAAATCCGGTCAAAACCCAGTTTGAGACCGAACTGCTGAAATTGGAGGCGGAACGGACTGTCCTTTTGCAGAGTGTTGAGCAGTTGGAAGGCGAATTGAAGGGTATTGAGCAACGTTATAATTATCTGCCACGCCAGCAACTGGAACTGTCGTCCCTTCAGCAAAAACGTCTTGCTGTGGAAGAGATGTTCAAGGCCATGAAAAAATGTGCGGAGAACGCAGAGATGGCTTCCCGGTTGGATTTAGCGGACTTTGAGATTCTGGAGGCTGCCCGTGAAGGGGCGGCTCACCGGTCGGTGCTGGCTTTCGTGCTTCCGGTATTGGCGTTGATTATGGGTCTGATCGGCAGTTTGGGGCTGGCGGTGGTTCTTGAATTCATGGATCCCTATCTGAAAACCCGACGCCAAGTGGAAGGTGTGTATGCGGTACCGCTGGCCCCTGAAATCCCGAATAGGAGTGATCTCAATACGGAAACCGCCCCAAATCTGTTTTTGCCGGTATGTCGCCAGTTTTACGACCGGTGGCAACGCTGGAAAGGGGAAGCACCCTGTGTCACCATCGGGATTACCAGTGCCAGTTTCGGGGAAGGGAAAAGTAGTTTTTCTTTCCACGTTGCAAGGTATTGTTCTGCGTTAGGCTTTAAGACCATGATTCTTGATTTTGATTCACGGGATAATGCCTGGCTCGCTTCTTTTAATTTTAAAGCGGGACTGGAGGCATATTTGCGGGGAAAATCGGATTGGCCTGACACGATGAGGGAGGTCGCAGGACTTTCCGCCATGAAGGTCCTTGCGCCGACCGCAGACCTGCGCGAACTTATGAATACCCCGGCCATGGCAAGGCTTTGGGAAACTGTTAAAAGTCGTTATGATCTGGTGATTGTTGAGGCCCCGGGGATGGTGGAAGACGAAGTGCCTGTTTTCCTGGCCGGCCTTGTTGATCGAATCGTCTTTGTTATCGGCTCTCCCATTTCCCCTAAGGCGGCCGTGGATGAAGTCTTCTCACAAATGGAGGCCAATCATGTCCGGCCTTCCTTATTGGTGTTGAATAGGGTCCCCCCCGAATTCTGTGGTAAGGATAATCTGGTAGGCATGATGGAATCATGA
- a CDS encoding AAA family ATPase, translated as MINYREFWGLHQSPFEAIADPDFFFESHAHGEALARLLYFAADRGMGLAALTGEIGAGKTITLNALKKRLPPDRYVVVEIKTANLTYDDILCHLNDGLQAGQPSTRAQGRYELTLEFQRLMQEKVFRHGRHCLVMVDEAQLLSPEALDGLRGLTNFNEPQQAALSIVFSGQPEMKSVLRSLPQVYQRVGLFYHLDYLGSEEIFPYMRHRFLTAGASTPDVFDSDCIEPLYRFSKGCPRQINRICKLAVDRTCLLHEPRIHAKLLQLIISDFEKQYA; from the coding sequence GTGATCAACTATCGTGAATTCTGGGGGTTGCATCAGTCCCCGTTTGAGGCGATTGCGGATCCTGATTTTTTTTTCGAGAGCCATGCCCACGGTGAGGCTTTGGCGAGGTTGTTATATTTTGCCGCCGACCGGGGTATGGGTTTGGCCGCGTTGACGGGAGAGATTGGCGCCGGGAAAACCATCACGTTAAATGCCTTAAAAAAACGGTTACCGCCCGATCGCTATGTTGTCGTCGAGATTAAAACAGCGAACCTGACGTATGATGATATTCTTTGCCACCTGAATGACGGGTTGCAAGCGGGGCAACCGTCCACCCGCGCCCAGGGCCGATATGAGTTGACCTTGGAGTTTCAACGGTTGATGCAGGAGAAGGTGTTCCGCCACGGACGGCATTGCCTGGTGATGGTCGATGAAGCCCAGTTGCTTTCCCCGGAGGCTTTGGATGGTTTGCGGGGGTTGACTAACTTCAATGAACCACAGCAGGCGGCATTAAGCATTGTGTTTTCTGGCCAACCTGAAATGAAGTCGGTGTTACGTTCACTTCCGCAGGTTTACCAGCGGGTTGGCCTTTTCTATCATCTGGACTATCTTGGGAGTGAGGAAATCTTTCCTTATATGCGCCATCGATTTTTGACAGCGGGCGCGTCTACTCCGGATGTTTTTGACTCCGATTGCATCGAGCCTCTTTACCGTTTCTCCAAGGGATGCCCGCGACAGATCAATCGCATATGCAAATTAGCAGTTGACCGGACATGCCTGTTGCACGAGCCTCGGATTCATGCCAAACTTCTTCAACTGATTATCTCCGATTTTGAAAAACAGTATGCCTGA
- a CDS encoding glycosyltransferase family 4 protein, whose product MAGAEQNIMVTAPYLREGFRLSGLFSKRSGRDEDAFGKMFESVQFVDFDGAAEVVRAEVTEAVLREQPALIYVHKCISVPVLEALVATRIPLVRMEHDHDIYCMRRYKYFPWNRRICTKKAGLCCLFPCMAFLARDRDRGRFGIKWVSYREQQKCIQVNKAFSAYFVVTEYMREELIRQGFEPGRIHIFPPIPLPRQAAFTPSFSARNRVIFAGQIIRGKGLDVLLHALKQCRESFELVVLGSGSHQSYCEALSRELGLVDRVHFPGFVSQEELAGFYADATLVVVPSVWPEPIATIGLEVLRYGLPVVGFDAGGIRDWLRDGETGYLIPWMDVRLMAERIDYLLSHKDVARRLGEQGREFVNRVYDFEAYIARMIQTFRVLADQGSERAR is encoded by the coding sequence GCGATGAAGACGCCTTCGGAAAGATGTTTGAGTCAGTCCAATTTGTCGATTTTGATGGAGCCGCCGAGGTTGTGCGCGCGGAGGTGACCGAGGCGGTGCTGAGGGAACAGCCCGCTCTGATCTATGTCCACAAATGCATTTCCGTGCCTGTGCTTGAGGCTTTGGTAGCAACGCGGATTCCCCTGGTTCGAATGGAGCACGATCACGACATATATTGCATGAGGCGGTATAAATATTTCCCCTGGAATCGGCGGATTTGCACAAAGAAAGCAGGACTGTGCTGTTTATTCCCTTGCATGGCCTTCCTCGCACGGGATCGCGACCGTGGACGGTTTGGCATCAAGTGGGTCAGTTACCGCGAACAACAAAAGTGTATTCAGGTCAACAAGGCTTTCTCGGCATACTTTGTGGTGACCGAATATATGCGTGAAGAGTTGATCCGGCAAGGGTTTGAACCAGGTCGCATTCACATATTCCCCCCGATTCCGTTGCCGCGCCAAGCGGCGTTCACTCCATCATTCTCAGCCCGGAACCGGGTGATATTTGCCGGACAAATTATCCGGGGTAAGGGGTTGGATGTTCTGCTTCACGCCTTGAAGCAATGTCGTGAATCGTTTGAACTGGTTGTTCTGGGGAGCGGTTCGCATCAGTCGTATTGCGAGGCTTTGTCCCGTGAACTTGGTTTAGTAGATCGTGTTCATTTTCCGGGGTTCGTGTCGCAGGAAGAGTTGGCCGGGTTTTATGCAGATGCCACGCTGGTGGTGGTGCCTTCCGTGTGGCCTGAACCGATCGCCACGATCGGCCTGGAAGTATTGCGATACGGATTGCCGGTAGTCGGGTTTGATGCCGGGGGCATACGCGACTGGTTACGCGACGGTGAGACAGGGTATTTAATTCCCTGGATGGATGTCCGCTTGATGGCGGAACGTATCGATTATTTGTTGAGTCACAAAGATGTGGCGCGTCGTCTGGGAGAGCAGGGGCGCGAGTTTGTCAATCGTGTCTACGACTTTGAGGCCTACATTGCCCGGATGATCCAGACCTTTCGGGTTTTAGCGGATCAGGGAAGTGAGCGCGCCCGGTGA